The following are encoded in a window of Phragmites australis chromosome 22, lpPhrAust1.1, whole genome shotgun sequence genomic DNA:
- the LOC133905473 gene encoding protein DETOXIFICATION 41 isoform X1, translating into MGESSNVVASLLDIDESSGAMEELLQREPVPSGVLVRLAAWEAGNLWRISWASILITLSSFTLSLVTQMFVGHLGELELAGASITNIGIQGLAYGVMIGMASAVQTVCGQAYGARRYAAMGVVCQRALVLQLTTAIPIAFLYWYAGPFLRLIGQETEVATAGQLYARGLLPQLFAFALFCPMQRFLQAQNIVNPVAYITLAVLIFHTLASWLAVFVLGSGLLGAALTLSFSWWVLVVLTWGYLIWSPACKGTWTGLSLLAFRGLWGYAKLAFASAVMLALEIWYVQGFVLLTGFLPNSEIALDSLSICINYWNWDFQIMLGLSYAASIRVGNELGAGHPKVARFSVIMVVMASISFSVLVTFIVVILRYPLSTLYTSSTTIIEAVISLMPLLAISIFLNGIQPILSGVAIGSGWQAIVAYVNVGAYYLIGLPIGCVLGYKTSLGAAVTSSMPPLCLCVQGIWWGLIIGVSVQTIALIIITARTNWDKEVEKAMQRLCRTGVVPVNDIIA; encoded by the exons ATGGGGGAAAGCAGCAATGTGGTGGCATCGTTGCTCGACATCGACGAGTCATCGGGCGCGATGGAGGAGCTGCTGCAGAGGGAGCCTGTGCCGTCCGGTGTGCTGGTGCGGCTGGCAGCATGGGAGGCTGGCAACCTTTGGCGCATCTCCTGGGCGTCCATCCTCATCACACTCTCCAGCTTCACGCTCAGCCTCGTCACGCAGATGTTCGTTGGCCACCTTGGCGAGCTTGAGCTTGCCGGCGCCTCCATCACAAACATCGGCATCCAGGGCCTAGCCTACGGCGTCATG ATTGGCATGGCGAGCGCGGTGCAGACTGTTTGTGGTCAGGCCTATGGGGCCAGAAGGTATGCGGCCATGGGCGTCGTGTGCCAGAGGGCGCTCGTGCTCCAGCTCACGACGGCCATCCCCATTGCCTTCCTCTACTGGTATGCTGGTCCATTCCTGCGGCTCATCGGGCAGGAGACGGAGGTGGCCACGGCGGGGCAGCTGTACGCGCGTGGCCTGCTGCCACAGCTGTTTGCTTTCGCCCTCTTCTGCCCAATGCAGAGGTTCCTGCAGGCCCAGAACATCGTCAACCCCGTGGCATACATCACGTTGGCCGTGCTGATCTTCCACACCCTTGCCTCATGGCTCGCCGTGTTTGTGCTTGGCTCAGGCCTCCTTGGCGCGGCACTGACACTGAGCTTCTCTTGGTGGGTGCTTGTGGTGTTGACATGGGGGTACCTCATCTGGAGCCCGGCTTGTAAGGGGACTTGGACCGGACTGTCCTTGCTCGCCTTTAGAGGCCTTTGGGGATATGCCAAGCTTGCCTTTGCCTCCGCCGTCATGCTAGC ATTGGAGATTTGGTATGTACAAGGATTTGTGCTTCTTACTGGCTTCCTCCCCAACTCGGAGATTGCACTTGATTCTCTCTCAATCTG CATAAATTATTGGAACTGGGACTTCCAGATCATGCTTGGCTTGAGCTATGCAGCCAG TATTCGTGTCGGCAATGAGCTTGGTGCTGGCCATCCAAAGGTAGCAAGGTTCTCGGTCATCATGGTTGTCATGGCGAGCATCAGCTTCAGTGTTCTTGTGACGTTTATAGTCGTAATTCTAAGGTATCCACTGAGCACGCTGTACACGAGCAGCACCACAATAATTGAGGCTGTTATCAGTCTGATGCCATTGTTGGCAATCAGCATCTTCTTGAATGGAATTCAGCCAATCCTCTCAG GAGTTGCCATTGGGAGTGGATGGCAAGCAATAGTTGCTTATGTCAATGTCGGGGCCTACTATCTGATTGGGCTTCCGATTGGATGCGTCCTAGGATACAAAACAAGCCTTGGGGCAGCTGTAACTTCTTCTATGCCCCCTTTA TGTCTCTGTGTTCAGGGAATATGGTGGGGTTTAATCATAGGAGTCTCTGTGCAAACGATAGCCCTGATTATTATCACAGCCAGGACTAACTGGGACAAGGAG GTGGAGAAGGCAATGCAGCGACTGTGTCGCACAGGAGTTGTTCCAGTCAACGACATCATCGCATGA
- the LOC133905473 gene encoding protein DETOXIFICATION 41 isoform X3, which translates to MGESSNVVASLLDIDESSGAMEELLQREPVPSGVLVRLAAWEAGNLWRISWASILITLSSFTLSLVTQMFVGHLGELELAGASITNIGIQGLAYGVMIGMASAVQTVCGQAYGARRYAAMGVVCQRALVLQLTTAIPIAFLYWYAGPFLRLIGQETEVATAGQLYARGLLPQLFAFALFCPMQRFLQAQNIVNPVAYITLAVLIFHTLASWLAVFVLGSGLLGAALTLSFSWWVLVVLTWGYLIWSPACKGTWTGLSLLAFRGLWGYAKLAFASAVMLALEIWYVQGFVLLTGFLPNSEIALDSLSICINYWNWDFQIMLGLSYAASIRVGNELGAGHPKVARFSVIMVVMASISFSVLVTFIVVILRYPLSTLYTSSTTIIEAVISLMPLLAISIFLNGIQPILSGVAIGSGWQAIVAYVNVGAYYLIGLPIGCVLGYKTSLGAAGIWWGLIIGVSVQTIALIIITARTNWDKEVSKAMQRLCRTGVVPVNDIIA; encoded by the exons ATGGGGGAAAGCAGCAATGTGGTGGCATCGTTGCTCGACATCGACGAGTCATCGGGCGCGATGGAGGAGCTGCTGCAGAGGGAGCCTGTGCCGTCCGGTGTGCTGGTGCGGCTGGCAGCATGGGAGGCTGGCAACCTTTGGCGCATCTCCTGGGCGTCCATCCTCATCACACTCTCCAGCTTCACGCTCAGCCTCGTCACGCAGATGTTCGTTGGCCACCTTGGCGAGCTTGAGCTTGCCGGCGCCTCCATCACAAACATCGGCATCCAGGGCCTAGCCTACGGCGTCATG ATTGGCATGGCGAGCGCGGTGCAGACTGTTTGTGGTCAGGCCTATGGGGCCAGAAGGTATGCGGCCATGGGCGTCGTGTGCCAGAGGGCGCTCGTGCTCCAGCTCACGACGGCCATCCCCATTGCCTTCCTCTACTGGTATGCTGGTCCATTCCTGCGGCTCATCGGGCAGGAGACGGAGGTGGCCACGGCGGGGCAGCTGTACGCGCGTGGCCTGCTGCCACAGCTGTTTGCTTTCGCCCTCTTCTGCCCAATGCAGAGGTTCCTGCAGGCCCAGAACATCGTCAACCCCGTGGCATACATCACGTTGGCCGTGCTGATCTTCCACACCCTTGCCTCATGGCTCGCCGTGTTTGTGCTTGGCTCAGGCCTCCTTGGCGCGGCACTGACACTGAGCTTCTCTTGGTGGGTGCTTGTGGTGTTGACATGGGGGTACCTCATCTGGAGCCCGGCTTGTAAGGGGACTTGGACCGGACTGTCCTTGCTCGCCTTTAGAGGCCTTTGGGGATATGCCAAGCTTGCCTTTGCCTCCGCCGTCATGCTAGC ATTGGAGATTTGGTATGTACAAGGATTTGTGCTTCTTACTGGCTTCCTCCCCAACTCGGAGATTGCACTTGATTCTCTCTCAATCTG CATAAATTATTGGAACTGGGACTTCCAGATCATGCTTGGCTTGAGCTATGCAGCCAG TATTCGTGTCGGCAATGAGCTTGGTGCTGGCCATCCAAAGGTAGCAAGGTTCTCGGTCATCATGGTTGTCATGGCGAGCATCAGCTTCAGTGTTCTTGTGACGTTTATAGTCGTAATTCTAAGGTATCCACTGAGCACGCTGTACACGAGCAGCACCACAATAATTGAGGCTGTTATCAGTCTGATGCCATTGTTGGCAATCAGCATCTTCTTGAATGGAATTCAGCCAATCCTCTCAG GAGTTGCCATTGGGAGTGGATGGCAAGCAATAGTTGCTTATGTCAATGTCGGGGCCTACTATCTGATTGGGCTTCCGATTGGATGCGTCCTAGGATACAAAACAAGCCTTGGGGCAGCT GGAATATGGTGGGGTTTAATCATAGGAGTCTCTGTGCAAACGATAGCCCTGATTATTATCACAGCCAGGACTAACTGGGACAAGGAGGTGAGC AAGGCAATGCAGCGACTGTGTCGCACAGGAGTTGTTCCAGTCAACGACATCATCGCATGA
- the LOC133905473 gene encoding protein DETOXIFICATION 41 isoform X2 → MGESSNVVASLLDIDESSGAMEELLQREPVPSGVLVRLAAWEAGNLWRISWASILITLSSFTLSLVTQMFVGHLGELELAGASITNIGIQGLAYGVMIGMASAVQTVCGQAYGARRYAAMGVVCQRALVLQLTTAIPIAFLYWYAGPFLRLIGQETEVATAGQLYARGLLPQLFAFALFCPMQRFLQAQNIVNPVAYITLAVLIFHTLASWLAVFVLGSGLLGAALTLSFSWWVLVVLTWGYLIWSPACKGTWTGLSLLAFRGLWGYAKLAFASAVMLALEIWYVQGFVLLTGFLPNSEIALDSLSICINYWNWDFQIMLGLSYAASIRVGNELGAGHPKVARFSVIMVVMASISFSVLVTFIVVILRYPLSTLYTSSTTIIEAVISLMPLLAISIFLNGIQPILSGVAIGSGWQAIVAYVNVGAYYLIGLPIGCVLGYKTSLGAAGIWWGLIIGVSVQTIALIIITARTNWDKEVEKAMQRLCRTGVVPVNDIIA, encoded by the exons ATGGGGGAAAGCAGCAATGTGGTGGCATCGTTGCTCGACATCGACGAGTCATCGGGCGCGATGGAGGAGCTGCTGCAGAGGGAGCCTGTGCCGTCCGGTGTGCTGGTGCGGCTGGCAGCATGGGAGGCTGGCAACCTTTGGCGCATCTCCTGGGCGTCCATCCTCATCACACTCTCCAGCTTCACGCTCAGCCTCGTCACGCAGATGTTCGTTGGCCACCTTGGCGAGCTTGAGCTTGCCGGCGCCTCCATCACAAACATCGGCATCCAGGGCCTAGCCTACGGCGTCATG ATTGGCATGGCGAGCGCGGTGCAGACTGTTTGTGGTCAGGCCTATGGGGCCAGAAGGTATGCGGCCATGGGCGTCGTGTGCCAGAGGGCGCTCGTGCTCCAGCTCACGACGGCCATCCCCATTGCCTTCCTCTACTGGTATGCTGGTCCATTCCTGCGGCTCATCGGGCAGGAGACGGAGGTGGCCACGGCGGGGCAGCTGTACGCGCGTGGCCTGCTGCCACAGCTGTTTGCTTTCGCCCTCTTCTGCCCAATGCAGAGGTTCCTGCAGGCCCAGAACATCGTCAACCCCGTGGCATACATCACGTTGGCCGTGCTGATCTTCCACACCCTTGCCTCATGGCTCGCCGTGTTTGTGCTTGGCTCAGGCCTCCTTGGCGCGGCACTGACACTGAGCTTCTCTTGGTGGGTGCTTGTGGTGTTGACATGGGGGTACCTCATCTGGAGCCCGGCTTGTAAGGGGACTTGGACCGGACTGTCCTTGCTCGCCTTTAGAGGCCTTTGGGGATATGCCAAGCTTGCCTTTGCCTCCGCCGTCATGCTAGC ATTGGAGATTTGGTATGTACAAGGATTTGTGCTTCTTACTGGCTTCCTCCCCAACTCGGAGATTGCACTTGATTCTCTCTCAATCTG CATAAATTATTGGAACTGGGACTTCCAGATCATGCTTGGCTTGAGCTATGCAGCCAG TATTCGTGTCGGCAATGAGCTTGGTGCTGGCCATCCAAAGGTAGCAAGGTTCTCGGTCATCATGGTTGTCATGGCGAGCATCAGCTTCAGTGTTCTTGTGACGTTTATAGTCGTAATTCTAAGGTATCCACTGAGCACGCTGTACACGAGCAGCACCACAATAATTGAGGCTGTTATCAGTCTGATGCCATTGTTGGCAATCAGCATCTTCTTGAATGGAATTCAGCCAATCCTCTCAG GAGTTGCCATTGGGAGTGGATGGCAAGCAATAGTTGCTTATGTCAATGTCGGGGCCTACTATCTGATTGGGCTTCCGATTGGATGCGTCCTAGGATACAAAACAAGCCTTGGGGCAGCT GGAATATGGTGGGGTTTAATCATAGGAGTCTCTGTGCAAACGATAGCCCTGATTATTATCACAGCCAGGACTAACTGGGACAAGGAG GTGGAGAAGGCAATGCAGCGACTGTGTCGCACAGGAGTTGTTCCAGTCAACGACATCATCGCATGA
- the LOC133905165 gene encoding uncharacterized protein LOC133905165 — protein sequence MALVAGSYERFIWGFSLKTLTASSSETLSLAPLFSYPAHTGPVRCVAAAPRAGLAASGGGDDSVRLYDLPTAADLGPLLDPSAAVSALAFYSRGPVPRNLLAACDDGALHLYDADGFALLATLRAFPRHEAAEGLAVHPSGRVALAVGRAGAFAMLNLVRGRRSFACRLERPASAVAYAEDRDGGDRFVMAAEEKVTVHDSVDARIIREMDCGKRVLSFAPAKNGVLYMGGEDRGITAWDLSSGKVSSRIDGAHATRVKGVVVFDNRNDGSELSNLIASASSDGVIRIWDVRTIGNVKPTPLAEANTKARLTCLAGTSLK from the exons ATGGCTCTCGTCGCCGGCTCCTATGAGCGCTTCATCTGGGGCTTCTCCCTCAAAACCCTAACCGCCTCCTCGTCGGAAACCCTATCCCTCGCGCCGCTCTTCTCCTACCCGGCCCACACCGGCCCCGTCCGCTGCGTCGCCGCGGCCCCGCGGGCCGGGCTCGCCGCCTCCGGTGGCGGGGACGACTCCGTCCGCCTCTACGACCTCCCCACCGCTGCCGACCTCGGCCCGCTCCTGGACCCCTCCGCCGCTGTCTCCGCGCTCGCCTTCTACTCCCGCGGGCCCGTGCCCCGGAACCTCCTCGCCGCCTGTGACGACGGCGCGCTCCACCTCTACGACGCCGACGGCTTCGCGCTCCTCGCCACGCTCCGCGCGTTCCCGCGCCACGAGGCCGCCGAGGGGCTCGCCGTGCACCCATCGGGGCGCGTCGCGCTAGCCGTCGGGCGAGCGGGGGCGTTCGCCATGCTCAACCTCGTCAGGGGACGACGCAGCTTCGCGTGCCGCCTCGAGCGCCCCGCGTCCGCGGTCGCGTATGCTGAGGACAGAGATGGCGGCGATCGATTCGTCATGGCTGCCGAGGAGAAGGTGACCGTGCACGACTCCGTGGACGCCAGGATCATTCGTGAGATGGACTGCGGCAAGAGGGTGCTCTCCTTCGCACCCGCCAAG AACGGAGTCCTTTACATGGGAGGAGAGGACCGTGGTATTACTGCTTGGGATCTGTCCAGCGGCAAGGTCTCCTCACGCATTGACGGTGCTCATGCAACTCGTGTAAAAGGGGTTGTTGTATTCGATAACCGGAATGATGGATCGGAGCTCTCCAATCTAATTGCTTCGGCTTCGTCCGATGGTGTCATAAGGATATGGGATGTTCGGACGATTGGGAATGTGAAACCTACTCCATTAGCAGAGGCTAACACAAAAGCAAGGCTAACCTGTCTTGCTGGAACATCATTGAAAT GA
- the LOC133905164 gene encoding kinesin-like protein KIN-14R encodes MKETPDYIRRGAARHRMAPVELFSAPSPQDPSPPAAQVGAAVAGEEGGMSSASAGGVRENETMGRPSEQGSLHAQEGKSDCCGQLKQQYGLLLREKEACGRLLEDLMRENELKTRECREAEESLHDLKMELMRKSMHVGSLAFAVEGQVKEKSRLCQLLKELSEKFKVLKSEHKNLRQESLEYKKCVLDTTQMSTTIQQYVNQHANLEREFKGLKEKFSEEAKERKDLYNKLMELKGNIRVFCRCRPLNSEEIAEGASTAIDFESAKDGELIVRGHVSSKKVFKFDSVFSPEEEQEKVFEKTAPFATSVLDGFNVCIFAYGQTGTGKTFTMEGVEGARGVNYRTLEELFRIIKEREGLFQYEITVSVLEVYNEQIHDLLLTGSQPGTTAKRLEIRQVAEGVHHVPGLVEAHVTSMNEAWEVLQTGSKARVFGSTNANEHSSRSHCIHCVMVKGQNLMNEECTKSKLWLIDLAGSERVAKTDAQGERLKEAQNINKSLSALGDVISALATKTQHIPFRNSKLTHLLQDSLSGDSKTLMFVQISPNENDMGETLCSLNFASRVRGIELGQARKQVDVGEVSRYKLMVGRAKQDSKNKDAQIKSMEETIQSFEAKNKAKDLLTMNLQEKIKELESQLLAEREIARQHVDNKIAQDHLQKQRSLKEENSYLRSPMAERNLNSTAEKPAAPKDFGFAKQMFSDSNTDSYSFKQLMSLGEEKENNPEAGQLLPPTKARRVSMCNGGANQQPVNKASRRNSLIPLPPRNSLMPLPTAKPAAAAPPPLDRITEHSSSPPLCSPPVVSNDKGSRSKRINSILRRSLQKKVIIRPPMGAQTGRKAGAAAQGTDSARRAARRVPVSSGAAGQRVQQNRDKVRGWNNGTSFRHF; translated from the exons ATGAAGGAGACCCCGGATTACATCAGGAGGGGCGCCGCCCGCCACAGGATGGCGCCCGTCGAGCTCTTCTCCGCCCCCTCGCCGCAGGACCCGTCGCCGCCGGCAGCACAAGTCGGCGCCGCGGTGGCCGGTGAAGAAGGCGGCATGTCTAGCGCCAGCGCAGGCGGAGTGCGTGAGAATGAGACCATGGGTCGTCCAAGCGAGCAAGGAAGTCTCCATGCGCAAGAG GGTAAATCTGATTGTTGCGGCCAGCTGAAGCAGCAGTACGGCTTGCTTCTGCGGGAGAAGGAAGCATGTGGGAGGCTTCTTGAGGACCTGATGAGGGAGAATGAGCTCAAGACCAGAGAATGCCGTGAAGCGGAGGAGTCACTCCATGATCTAAAGATGGAGCTGATGAGGAAGTCAATGCATGTTGGCTCTCTAG CCTTCGCAGTTGAAGGGCAAGTAAAGGAGAAGAGTCGATTGTGTCAATTACTGAAAGAATTGAGTGAGAAATTTAAG GTATTGAAGTCAGAGCATAAGAATTTACGACAAGAATCACTAGAATACAAAAAATGTGTATTGGATACTACACAAATGTCCACAACAATCCAGCAATATG TGAATCAACATGCAAATTTAGAACGTGAGTTTAAAGGCCTCAAAGAAAAGTTTAGTGAGGAGGCAAAGGAACGCAAAGATCTCTACAACAAGCTTATGGAGCTAAAgg GTAATATAAGGGTGTTTTGCCGGTGCCGACCACTTAATTCAGAAGAAATAGCAGAAGGAGCTTCGACAGCAATTGATTTTGAGTCAGCAAAAGATGGAGAGCTCATTGTTAGAGGTCATGTATCTTCCAAAAAAGTATTCAAATTCGATTCTGTCTTCAGTCCTGAAGAAGAACAAG AAAAGGTGTTTGAGAAAACTGCACCATTTGCAACTTCGGTGTTGGATGGATTCAATGTTTGCATCTTTGCGTATGGGCAGACCGGCACTGGTAAAACATTTACGATGGAAGGGGTTGAAGGTGCTCGAGGGGTTAACTACAGAACTTTAGAGGAACTCTTTCGGATAATCAAAGAAAGAGAGGGCCTTTTCCAATATGAGATTACTGTCAGTGTTTTGGAGGTGTACAATGAGCAGATTCATGATTTGCTCCTGACAGGGTCTCAACCAGGCACAACAGCAAAAAG GCTAGAAATAAGACAAGTCGCAGAAGGGGTTCATCATGTACCCGGGCTTGTTGAAGCACATGTGACTAGCATGAATGAGGCCTGGGAGGTCCTGCAAACTGGAAGCAAAGCCAGAGTATTTGGTTCCACAAATGCTAACGAGCACAGCAGTCGGTCACACTG TATACACTGTGTGATGGTTAAAGGACAAAACTTGATGAATGAAGAATGCACAAAGAGCAAACTATGGCTAATTGACCTAGCCGGAAGTGAGAGGGTGGCAAAGACAGATGCACAAGGAGAAAGGCTGAAAGAAGCACAGAATATCAACAAATCGCTTTCTGCGCTTGGTGACGTCATATCTGCTCTTGCAACCAAGACCCAGCATATACCCTTCAG GAATTCGAAGTTAACACACTTGCTCCAAGACTCATTAA GTGGAGATTCCAAGACTTTGATGTTTGTTCAAATCAGCCCTAATGAGAATGACATGGGTGAAACACTTTGCTCGTTGAACTTCGCGAGCAGAGTGCGAGGAATAGAGCTTGGACAAGCAAGGAAGCAAGTTGATGTTGGAGAAGTGTCAAGATATAAGCTTATG GTTGGGAGAGCCAAACAGGATAGCAAGAACAAAGATGCTCAGATTAAGAGCATGGAAGAAACAATCCAATCATTTGAAGCGAAGAACAAGGCCAAAGACCTGCTGACTATGAATCTCCAAGAGAAG ATCAAAGAGTTGGAATCACAGCTGCTAGCTGAAAGAGAGATAGCACGGCAGCATGTTGACAACAAGATCGCTCAAGATCATCTGCAGAAGCAGCGCAGCTTAAAAGAAGAGAACTCGTACCTGAGAAGCCCAATGGCAGAGAGGAATCTCAACTCCACAGCAGAGAAACCAGCAGCACCCAAAGACTTCGGGTTTGCAAAGCAGATGTTCTCTGACAGCAACACAGACTCTTACAGCTTCAAGCAGCTGATGTCTCTAGGggaggaaaaggaaaacaaCCCTGAAGCTGGGCAGCTGCTCCCGCCTACAAAAGCTAGAAGAGTCTCAATGTGCAACGGTGGAGCCAACCAGCAGCCGGTGAACAAGGCTTCCCGTCGGAACTCGCTGATACCGCTTCCGCCGCGCAATTCACTGATGCCACTGCCCACAGCCAAGCCTGCAGCAGCAGCGCCACCACCCCTTGACAGGATCACAGAGCACTCATCCTCACCACCGCTATGCTCTCCTCCGGTTGTCTCCAACGACAAGGGAAGCCGGAGCAAGAGGATCAACAGCATCCTGCGGCGGAGCCTGCAGAAGAAAGTGATCATCAGGCCGCCAATGGGGGCACAGACGGGGAGGAAAGCCGGTGCCGCTGCCCAGGGCACCGACAGCGCACGCAGGGCGGCACGGCGAGTGCCGGTGAGTAGTGGCGCCGCCGGGCAGAGGGTGCAGCAGAACAGGGACAAGGTGAGGGGGTGGAACAACGGGACAAGCTTCAGGCACTTCTGA
- the LOC133904248 gene encoding uncharacterized protein LOC133904248 — protein sequence MDADVPPLEVSPRAGGRRSKPWSRSSSIGRNSSSSGSIEYTSLRDVLEEEGGGDRDHQHHWRGRGSWGEYSCHDIHDFDASNIGIRNQLLKHAASAYLQSAVVVAAGRDQGCCLARLWRQAQLRGGGGRRSRGGRGRVLMRACSWQGCVDDPAELCAAFVARSARRVAAFVAGIWAW from the coding sequence ATGGACGCAGACGTGCCGCCGCTGGAGGTGTCGccgcgggcgggcgggcggcggTCGAAGCCGTGGAGCCGGAGCAGCAGCATCGGCcggaacagcagcagcagcgggagCATCGAGTACACGAGCCTCCGCGACGtgctggaggaggagggcggcggcgacCGGGACCACCAGCACCACTGGCGCGGCCGCGGGAGCTGGGGCGAGTACTCGTGCCACGACATCCACGACTTCGACGCGTCCAACATCGGCATCCGCAACCAGCTGCTGAAGCACGCCGCGTCGGCGTACCTGCAGTCGGCCGTGGTCGTGGCGGCGGGGCGCGACCAGGGCTGCTGCCTGGCGCGGCTCTGGCGGCAGGCGCAGCTccgcggcgggggcgggcgGAGGAGCCGCGGCGGGCGCGGCCGCGTGCTCATGCGGGCCTGCTCGTGGCAGGGGTGCGTGGACGACCCCGCCGAGCTGTGCGCCGCGTTCGTGGCGCGGTCGGCGCGGCGCGTCGCCGCGTTCGTCGCCGGCATCTGGGCCTGGTAA